One window of Nicotiana tomentosiformis chromosome 11, ASM39032v3, whole genome shotgun sequence genomic DNA carries:
- the LOC104116049 gene encoding probable alpha,alpha-trehalose-phosphate synthase [UDP-forming] 11 isoform X1, whose translation MLSRSCFNLLNLDDYSVIDRARIPKVMNVPGIISDFEEENKEVKKNERRIIVANQLPIKAYKEGGKWCFEWDKFALDTLILQLKDGLSQDLEIIYVGCLKADVEVVDQEEVAEFLWDKFRCVPTFLSLELINKFYHGFCKHYLWPLFHYMLPITSSQGVRFDRNCWLAYVSVNKIFADKVYEVINPDEDYVWIQDYHLMILPTMLRKKYNRIKVGFFLHSPFPSSEIYRTLPVRDEILRALLNCDLIGFQTFDYARHFLSCCSRMLGLDYQSKRGYIGIDYFGRTVTIKILPVGIHMGQIQNVMSLPDTGKKAKELKEKYEGKILMLGIDDMDMFKGIGLKFLAMGHLLDQTPRLRGKVVLVQITNPPRSRGSDTQEVEEEVKRIASEINKKYGKPGYEPIVCVNGPVSTQDKIAHYAISECVVVNAVRDGMNLVPYEYTVSRQSSNNLDKALGIGSSAASRKSVIIVSEFIGCSPSLSGAIRVNPWDIESVSNAMFSAATMNDSEKELRHEKHYKYVSSHDVAYWARSFDQDLKRACSEHYHKRCWGIGLGLGFRVVALGPNFRKLSVEHIVSAYNRTNNRLILLDYDGTMLSEESVDKTPSEDDISILNGLCSDPKNVVFIVSGRGKDTLSKWFSPCPRLGLSAEHGYFTRWSKDSEWESRPVAADLDWKKIVLPIMERYTEATDGSSIEQKESALVWHHQHAGPDFGAWQAKELLDHLESVLANEPVVVKRGQHIVEVKPQDVSKGLVFENLLASMQSRGKSPDFVLCVGDDRSDEDMFESIASSLANNSLPDKAEVFACTVGQKPSMAKYYLDDPTEVIKMLQGLSAATAAVQLPPKSPVHQSSTEVITP comes from the exons ATGTTGTCAAGATCTTGTTTCAATTTGCTTAATCTTGATGATTATTCTGTTATTGACAGAGCTAGAATTCCAAAAGTGATGAATGTTCCAGGAATTATATCAGATTTTGAAGAAGAGAATAAAGAAGTGAAAAAAAATGAGAGGAGAATTATTGTAGCAAATCAGTTGCCAATAAAAGCTTATAAAGAGGGGGGGAAATGGTGTTTTGAATGGGATAAATTTGCTTTAGATACATTAATTTTGCAGCTAAAAGATGGTTTATCACAAGATTTGGAGATTATTTATGTTGGATGTTTGAAAGCTGATGTTGAAGTTGTTGATCAAGAAGAAGTGGCAGAGTTTTTGTGGGATAAATTTAGGTGTGTACCAACTTTTTTATCATTGGAATTAATTAACAAGTTTTATCATGGTTTTTGTAAGCATTATTTATGGCCTTTGTTTCATTATATGTTGCCTATAACATCAAGTCAAGGTGTTAGATTTGATAGGAATTGTTGGTTGGCTTATGTATCAGTAAACAAGATTTTTGCTGATAAAGTTTATGAGGTAATTAATCCAGATGAAGATTATGTTTGGATTCAAGATTATCATCTCATGATTTTACCAACTATGTTAAGGAAAAAATATAATAGAATAAAGGTTGGATTTTTCCTACATAGTCCATTCCCATCATCTGAAATATACAGAACTTTGCCTGTTAGGGATGAGATATTAAGAGCTTTGTTGAATTGTGATCTTATTGGATTTCAGACTTTTGATTATGCTAGGCATTTCTTGTCATGTTGTAGTAGGATGTTGGGTTTGGATTATCAATCCAAAAGGGGTTATATTGGTATTGACTATTTTGGTAGAACTGTGACTATTAAAATACTTCCGGTTGGTATTCATATGGGACAGATCCAAAATGTTATGTCGTTGCCGGATACTGGAAAGAAGgcgaaggaattgaaagagaagtATGAGGGGAAAATTTTGATGTTAGGCATTGATGATATGGATATGTTTAAGGGAATTGGTTTGAAGTTTTTAGCAATGGGACATCTTTTGGATCAAACCCCTCGGTTGAGGGGGAAAGTGGTATTGGTTCAGATTACAAACCCCCCGAGAAGTAGAGGGAGTGATACTCAAGAGGTTGAAGAAGAGGTTAAGAGAATTGCTAGTGAAATTAATAAGAAATATGGGAAACCGGGGTATGAGCCGATTGTTTGTGTTAATGGTCCGGTTTCGACGCAGGACAAGATTGCACACTATGCGATTTCTGAGTGTGTTGTTGTTAATGCTGTTAGAGATGGGATGAATTTGGTGCCTTATGAGTATACAGTTTCTAGGCAGAGCAGCAATAATTTGGATAAGGCGTTGGGGATAGGTAGTTCTGCAGCGTCGCGAAAGAGTGTGATTATTGTTTCTGAATTCATCGGTTGCTCCCCGTCTCTTAGTGGGGCGATCAGGGTTAATCCGTGGGACATTGAAAGTGTATCGAATGCTATGTTTTCAGCAGCCACAATGAATGATTCGGAGAAAGAACTGCGCCACGAGAAGCATTACAAGTATGTCTCTTCTCATGATGTTGCGTATTGGGCGAGGAGTTTCGATCAGGACCTCAAGAGAGCTTGTTCCGAGCATTATCACAAGAGATGTTGGGGTATCGGCCTTGGTCTTGGCTTCAGGGTTGTCGCCCTCGGGCCTAACTTCAGGAAGCTATCGGTAGAGCACATTGTCTCTGCTTATAACAGGACAAACAACAGGCTTATCCTGCTCGATTATGACGGTACTATGCTGTCGGAGGAGAGTGTGGACAAAACCCCGAGTGAAGATGACATCTCAATTCTGAATGGTTTATGCAGTGATCCAAAGAACGTAGTTTTTATCGTGAGTGGCAGAGGAAAGGATACACTTAGCAAGTGGTTCTCTCCGTGTCCGAGACTCGGCCTATCAGCAGAACATGGATATTTCACTAG GTGGAGTAAGGATTCCGAGTGGGAATCTCGTCCAGTAGCTGCAGACCTTGACTGGAAAAAAATAGTGTTGCCTATTATGGAGCGCTACACAGAGGCAACAGATGGTTCGTCGATAGAGCAGAAGGAAAGCGCCCTCGTGTGGCATCATCAACATGCTGGCCCCGACTTTGGCGCTTGGCAAGCGAAAGAGCTCCTCGATCACCTCGAGAGCGTGCTTGCTAACGAGCCAGTGGTTGTTAAAAGAGGCCAACACATTGTTGAGGTGAAACCACAG GATGTAAGCAAAGGTCTAGTTTTTGAGAATCTCTTGGCATCAATGCAAAGTAGAGGGAAGTCACCCGATTTCGTGCTGTGCGTAGGCGATGACAGATCGGACGAGGACATGTTCGAGAGCATTGCAAGTTCTTTAGCCAATAATTCTCTGCCTGATAAAGCAGAAGTCTTTGCCTGCACCGTCGGGCAGAAGCCGAGTATGGCGAAGTACTATCTTGATGATCCAACTGAAGTTATAAAAATGCTTCAAGGCCTTTCCGCAGCTACCGCCGCAGTGCAGCTACCGCCTAAATCGCCGGTACATCAATCCTCTACTGAAGTCATTACTCCATAG
- the LOC104116049 gene encoding probable alpha,alpha-trehalose-phosphate synthase [UDP-forming] 11 isoform X2 has translation MNVPGIISDFEEENKEVKKNERRIIVANQLPIKAYKEGGKWCFEWDKFALDTLILQLKDGLSQDLEIIYVGCLKADVEVVDQEEVAEFLWDKFRCVPTFLSLELINKFYHGFCKHYLWPLFHYMLPITSSQGVRFDRNCWLAYVSVNKIFADKVYEVINPDEDYVWIQDYHLMILPTMLRKKYNRIKVGFFLHSPFPSSEIYRTLPVRDEILRALLNCDLIGFQTFDYARHFLSCCSRMLGLDYQSKRGYIGIDYFGRTVTIKILPVGIHMGQIQNVMSLPDTGKKAKELKEKYEGKILMLGIDDMDMFKGIGLKFLAMGHLLDQTPRLRGKVVLVQITNPPRSRGSDTQEVEEEVKRIASEINKKYGKPGYEPIVCVNGPVSTQDKIAHYAISECVVVNAVRDGMNLVPYEYTVSRQSSNNLDKALGIGSSAASRKSVIIVSEFIGCSPSLSGAIRVNPWDIESVSNAMFSAATMNDSEKELRHEKHYKYVSSHDVAYWARSFDQDLKRACSEHYHKRCWGIGLGLGFRVVALGPNFRKLSVEHIVSAYNRTNNRLILLDYDGTMLSEESVDKTPSEDDISILNGLCSDPKNVVFIVSGRGKDTLSKWFSPCPRLGLSAEHGYFTRWSKDSEWESRPVAADLDWKKIVLPIMERYTEATDGSSIEQKESALVWHHQHAGPDFGAWQAKELLDHLESVLANEPVVVKRGQHIVEVKPQDVSKGLVFENLLASMQSRGKSPDFVLCVGDDRSDEDMFESIASSLANNSLPDKAEVFACTVGQKPSMAKYYLDDPTEVIKMLQGLSAATAAVQLPPKSPVHQSSTEVITP, from the exons ATGAATGTTCCAGGAATTATATCAGATTTTGAAGAAGAGAATAAAGAAGTGAAAAAAAATGAGAGGAGAATTATTGTAGCAAATCAGTTGCCAATAAAAGCTTATAAAGAGGGGGGGAAATGGTGTTTTGAATGGGATAAATTTGCTTTAGATACATTAATTTTGCAGCTAAAAGATGGTTTATCACAAGATTTGGAGATTATTTATGTTGGATGTTTGAAAGCTGATGTTGAAGTTGTTGATCAAGAAGAAGTGGCAGAGTTTTTGTGGGATAAATTTAGGTGTGTACCAACTTTTTTATCATTGGAATTAATTAACAAGTTTTATCATGGTTTTTGTAAGCATTATTTATGGCCTTTGTTTCATTATATGTTGCCTATAACATCAAGTCAAGGTGTTAGATTTGATAGGAATTGTTGGTTGGCTTATGTATCAGTAAACAAGATTTTTGCTGATAAAGTTTATGAGGTAATTAATCCAGATGAAGATTATGTTTGGATTCAAGATTATCATCTCATGATTTTACCAACTATGTTAAGGAAAAAATATAATAGAATAAAGGTTGGATTTTTCCTACATAGTCCATTCCCATCATCTGAAATATACAGAACTTTGCCTGTTAGGGATGAGATATTAAGAGCTTTGTTGAATTGTGATCTTATTGGATTTCAGACTTTTGATTATGCTAGGCATTTCTTGTCATGTTGTAGTAGGATGTTGGGTTTGGATTATCAATCCAAAAGGGGTTATATTGGTATTGACTATTTTGGTAGAACTGTGACTATTAAAATACTTCCGGTTGGTATTCATATGGGACAGATCCAAAATGTTATGTCGTTGCCGGATACTGGAAAGAAGgcgaaggaattgaaagagaagtATGAGGGGAAAATTTTGATGTTAGGCATTGATGATATGGATATGTTTAAGGGAATTGGTTTGAAGTTTTTAGCAATGGGACATCTTTTGGATCAAACCCCTCGGTTGAGGGGGAAAGTGGTATTGGTTCAGATTACAAACCCCCCGAGAAGTAGAGGGAGTGATACTCAAGAGGTTGAAGAAGAGGTTAAGAGAATTGCTAGTGAAATTAATAAGAAATATGGGAAACCGGGGTATGAGCCGATTGTTTGTGTTAATGGTCCGGTTTCGACGCAGGACAAGATTGCACACTATGCGATTTCTGAGTGTGTTGTTGTTAATGCTGTTAGAGATGGGATGAATTTGGTGCCTTATGAGTATACAGTTTCTAGGCAGAGCAGCAATAATTTGGATAAGGCGTTGGGGATAGGTAGTTCTGCAGCGTCGCGAAAGAGTGTGATTATTGTTTCTGAATTCATCGGTTGCTCCCCGTCTCTTAGTGGGGCGATCAGGGTTAATCCGTGGGACATTGAAAGTGTATCGAATGCTATGTTTTCAGCAGCCACAATGAATGATTCGGAGAAAGAACTGCGCCACGAGAAGCATTACAAGTATGTCTCTTCTCATGATGTTGCGTATTGGGCGAGGAGTTTCGATCAGGACCTCAAGAGAGCTTGTTCCGAGCATTATCACAAGAGATGTTGGGGTATCGGCCTTGGTCTTGGCTTCAGGGTTGTCGCCCTCGGGCCTAACTTCAGGAAGCTATCGGTAGAGCACATTGTCTCTGCTTATAACAGGACAAACAACAGGCTTATCCTGCTCGATTATGACGGTACTATGCTGTCGGAGGAGAGTGTGGACAAAACCCCGAGTGAAGATGACATCTCAATTCTGAATGGTTTATGCAGTGATCCAAAGAACGTAGTTTTTATCGTGAGTGGCAGAGGAAAGGATACACTTAGCAAGTGGTTCTCTCCGTGTCCGAGACTCGGCCTATCAGCAGAACATGGATATTTCACTAG GTGGAGTAAGGATTCCGAGTGGGAATCTCGTCCAGTAGCTGCAGACCTTGACTGGAAAAAAATAGTGTTGCCTATTATGGAGCGCTACACAGAGGCAACAGATGGTTCGTCGATAGAGCAGAAGGAAAGCGCCCTCGTGTGGCATCATCAACATGCTGGCCCCGACTTTGGCGCTTGGCAAGCGAAAGAGCTCCTCGATCACCTCGAGAGCGTGCTTGCTAACGAGCCAGTGGTTGTTAAAAGAGGCCAACACATTGTTGAGGTGAAACCACAG GATGTAAGCAAAGGTCTAGTTTTTGAGAATCTCTTGGCATCAATGCAAAGTAGAGGGAAGTCACCCGATTTCGTGCTGTGCGTAGGCGATGACAGATCGGACGAGGACATGTTCGAGAGCATTGCAAGTTCTTTAGCCAATAATTCTCTGCCTGATAAAGCAGAAGTCTTTGCCTGCACCGTCGGGCAGAAGCCGAGTATGGCGAAGTACTATCTTGATGATCCAACTGAAGTTATAAAAATGCTTCAAGGCCTTTCCGCAGCTACCGCCGCAGTGCAGCTACCGCCTAAATCGCCGGTACATCAATCCTCTACTGAAGTCATTACTCCATAG